The region gGATGTTCTATAAGAAAAAACATTTACTAGTCATTTACACTtctttggtacaccctgtgtatttttaaacaatttgaaaatgtaacTCTGATGATATTGTgtcaaatcgaaaatttcagcacCGAACTGTAATAAAGCAGCGcatcaatggtggaacaccctgcataataaattcaattctaGTTGAGGGTTGTTTCACCCTTAACTAATTACAGGGGTGCAAACCTTGAAGTTAATTTCTGATTATGTTTTGTTCATGAGGATTACATTTTAGCTATTAAGACAACCATacagtcaacaaaaaaaaaagtgaaattaaaaGCTAATTTACAGTGCTCTTTATAATTTGAGTTATACCACGTCAAATAGATAAAAAATGGTGTTGATCAACCTGTATTTTGACATTCCAGGGAGAAAACTCCAGTTGAATTTCATGCTTGACTCGAGAGTAAGAAGAAGTTGAGAAGGCATGCACATTTTAAGCACACACTGTCTGGCCCAGAAACAGACTCGAAAAAGGTCTAGTGTGACAATGTGGTTTaatgtttaattaataatttcatagttACCCAATATTGGTTGGGCGTCTAATGTGCTCAATGTATGATCACTAGCAGGCAAATCCATGTGAAACTTTTGGATTTTTTCATTTCCAGTCACACCAGTTCCATTCCATGCTAGAAGTCCTTCATCTAAATACAATCGAGAAATCATCTGAAATTGTAGTTATATTAAAAATGAATCAATGAGGCAATACAAGCATAACCACAATggtatttggaaaaatatttacaatgccaAAATACAATgtaaataatatttaaatttgagGGAGAATGAAAGTTTTGTATTGATTCTCAAAATGTGACATGTACATATTAAGATACAAACTCAAACACTCACAAACTCTttagaaattaatttcaaacattttgaaaaaaaaactttctctaattctttaTAGTTATATACTTACATGTCTTCGTTTATCTACTGCTTCATAATAAAGTTTTGTGAATTCTTCGGCAACTCTACATGCTTGGTCCAATTTCCCACGGACTGACTAAAAGAATATACTTTATTTCACAATCAGTTTtaaattcacaaaatgaaatatcatcTGATAATGAAAGAAATTACTATGCAATTATAATGAAGGAATGATATGTATGTACAAAAATAATGACATTACAGCAGATggacatgaaattttttatacagtACACTCTGTATGGAATCAATCTTTCAATTGGAAATTAagttataaatcataacaaccTTATAAATTTTGGCTTTAATAATTTAAAGATTTTCATTAAAACCAAGAATTATAGTTAATAGATCTGGTTTACTTGTGATGTGTTATAGTTATTATTGGTCCAACTacaagatattaaaaaaaaaagagaatacaAGATAAGGTCAGAGGCATTATACATTACGccacattcaaaatatttttcaatctcCTAAGCATCTTGtcacattttcaaaatattcttttctttaacaataaaacaacaaaaaaacaaaactttttAAGTTTTAGTAAATTTTATTCAGAAACTTCAGAGTAAATGTCTGTATTATTTCGCAGTTGGTCTCGATAACAGAATGAAACATAATGAATCTGTAATTAAAAtccaaataaattgcaatataaattattttgcaatCTTTGAATTTATGATCCTCTTATTGAATAAAACCTGTtgatgtttttttcaataaatgaaataaaaacttatatTAATAGTTCATGCAAATCCCTAATACTTAATCATATAAGTATTAGGTAACTTACCATATTAACTGTTTTCTAATGTTTcgaaaattaatagaaaaactCGAACCTACAATAGAAGGAAATATATAAAACTAAAATGAATAATCACagactaagaactaaggactaaggactatgaactaagaactaaacctaagaattcagagGCGTTCAGCGTTGCCAGGTCGACAAGCCTAAAATATCGTACCCGTGTTTAAAATTATCGTATTtcgtacatattatcgtatcccactgatatttatcgtacacattcgaaataaaggaaatttttgcgagaatatgaTCATTTGTGgaaaaggatgaaaaaacaagcaatgtatcgaataagtaatatattttttatttagacgaaacggttaatgaataatttattaattatcaGACAAGATCAGAGAACCTGTATTATCCTATTCACAGATTGTCTGTATTTTaactttattcagaatacaccttattcttatgtctcttatggttaaattttacttcatgaataggatagatagtagagatgcgtacagattcgaaaataaaacaagaaattttttgaggaaatcgtgaaagaatcaggcgcggatccaggccccacttttggggggggaactttcagattttcaaaatactgaaaatgcttCCGCCATtctgggacgtcatttttttgccgttcattaatatgggttttcacaaaatgtattgaaggtaaaattttttctgatcttgtaattatttgagccttagtatgtcaaattcttggagggccggcaaaatttaagaggtgcccgggccatttgatgggggaacgttcccccagttcccccccctggaaagaatggatcgaattttacttatgacatcgtgaaaattgtttctgttattttagttttttttttcagaaattactcatttccataaaagttcttttcccaaataacttggatattgcaaaaaacatgcaatcgtTGACAAAGATGTAAAAGAAACCGAAtaaaaaaatacccaaatacaaaattctttgaatatgagtgttcgaggtactagatacgtttcgaaattgaatctgaaatactaataaaaaatacgtttttcggaaataattcaaggatcctattatttaatgacacctatacatatacttagggttgaagtttgtaagtacgatttcaagtaacaaatttattttgataattatatttggCTTCAGTAgtctttctgaattaaaattaatgaatttaactaacatgcattgtcatgtattcctttttcatattaattcaattacgcccttttcaattgaaatggcagtatatttttgatggtctttgttatgtgctttcaacaattgaacatttgctcccattaccacatattataaaataatatgaatctaaataattgaattgattggaaatacgaagaaataggtatcttcgtaaaaattctctataaaataaaggtcatcaaaaaaacgattttgttgtgtgaaatgaatatattcaaatctaaaatattcaGCCACTCAAATATGTCGATGAAATTCCtgttacaacaatttttttgcactaaatagaataccaaatatgagataatggtacctatattttcaactgaagtttgaacaccatc is a window of Harmonia axyridis chromosome 2, icHarAxyr1.1, whole genome shotgun sequence DNA encoding:
- the LOC123672300 gene encoding NTF2-related export protein, producing MSVRGKLDQACRVAEEFTKLYYEAVDKRRHMISRLYLDEGLLAWNGTGVTGNEKIQKFHMDLPASDHTLSTLDAQPILDEAVNKQLTVMIQVSGTVRYHDKIPKTFQQAFVVTADGGKWKIVSDCFRLQEPLSDKY